TCGTTGCCCTTGCCACCGCGTCCTCCGCGCGCAACCATCACTTCCGCTTCAGGATCGCTGAGGTCGGCCAACAGCTCTTCACCATCCGGGCCTTCAACAAAAACAAGCGTGCCCACCGGCAGGTGCAGCACCATGTCTTCACCTTTTTTGCCGTCGCACTGGCTGCCCTCGCCGGGGCGACCATTGCGGGCCTCATAAAGGCGCTTGAGGCGAAAATCGTACAAAGACAGCAAACGGCCATCGGCTTTCAGCAGCACAGAACCGCCGTCACCACCGTTGCCGCCGTCCGGGCCGCCGCGCGGCACAAATTTTTCGCGCCGAAAAGACAAACAACCGTGCCCGCCCTTACCGGCGCGCACCTGAATTCGAGCTTCATCTACAAATCGCATGGGATATCCTTGCGGTCAGTCCGCGCGGCTGCGCCTGCAATGCTGGCGCTCGCCGTAATGTATAAGGGGCTGCCGTTCCGAAAAACCGCGCAAATTTTGCAGCAATGCAGGTCAGCGCCATGCGGCAAACACCTGCTTGCCCTACGCTGCCTGCTTTTCGGTCTGTGGCCTTGCGCCACACATACCCCAGCACAAACACCGAGAGGGAAGAAGCCTCGCGGCCCCTTCCCTCATCGGCAAATTCCACGCGGCCGCTTAGTCGGCGGCCGCCTCCACATGCACGCGCGTGTGAACGCGACGTTTGCGGATATACTTCTCAAAGCGCACAACGCCGGCCACTTTGGCGAACAGGGTAAAATCCCTGCCCATGCCCACGTTCACACCGGGGTAAACGGTAGTGCCGAGCTGACGCACCAGAATATTGCCAGCCAGAACGCTCTGACCGCCAAAACGCTTTACGCCGCGGCGTTGGCCTTCACTGTCGCGACCGTTGCGCGAAGAGCCGCCTGCTTTCTTATGTGCCATGGTAGCCTCCCTGGGGCGCCGACCCTGTGGACCGGCGGGGCAAAATAAATATCTTTCAACGCGCCCTGCACAAGTACAGAGCTATTGGCAGACCATGCCCGCGGCCTGCCGAACCTCAGCTAAAGCCGGGTTCTAGGCGTTGATGCTCTTAACGCGAATGGTGGTGTAATCCTGGCGGTGACCGCGCAGCTTGCGCGAGTCATTGCGACGCCAGCGCTTGAACACCTTGATCTTGGGTCCGCGCCCGTGATCCACCACTTCCGCCATAACGGCGGCCCCGGCAAGATAGGGAGCGCCGACTTTGCATTCAGCGCCGCCGACCATCAGCACCTTGTCCAGGGAAATTTCGCTTCCGGCCTGAACCGCAAGCTTTTCCACAACTACTTTAGAACCTTCTTCGACGCGGTACTGTTTTCCGCCGGTCTCGATAATCGCGTACATATCAACCTCCAAAAAGAGAAAGGCATATTTGCCCCACAGGCCGACAAATGTCAAGCGCGTTTTGCAGAATTTTTTTGCAAAACTCGCTACAACAGTCCGCGACTTGCGCGAGTGGCGAGAATACACAACTCCATAGCGGGGAGCAATGCCTTTCTGCACCCAGCCACGCGCCGTCTGCCCTCTTCCTTCATGCTGCGGCTCTTGCGCAGCCACAAGCCTGCTGCTATCTCTGAGCCGCATGAACACAGCCCCCACACACCTCACGCTTGACATCACCGCCCTTTCGCACGATGGGCGCGGCATTGCACGCCTTGCCCCAGAGGACGACCGATCCAGCAAGGGCACTGTTGTATTTGTGGCAAATGCCTTGCCAGGCCAGCGGGTGAACGCACGAGTGCTGCGGCGCAAGCCTTCCTTTATAGAAGCCAACGCTGCGACCCTGCTCAGCCAGTCGCCGGACGCCATTGATCCCATCTGCCCCCACCATGCCGAGTGCGGCGGCTGCCCGCTGCAAACCATGCCCTATGACCAACAGCTATACTGGAAGCGCACTCTGGCGGTGGACGCCCTCACGCGCATTGGCAAGTTTGACCGGGATCTGATTGAAGCAATGTTCCCGCCCGCCACAGGCTCCCCCGCACTGACGCGGTTTCGCAATAAAATGGAATTCGCCTTCGGGCACGACACGAACAACAAGGCCGATCTGAAACTTGGCCTGCGCCGCCGCAATGGCCGCGATGTTGTGGCCGTGCCCCACTGCGCCCTCATGCCGCCCGAGGCGCTGCAAATAGTAAGTCTGGTGGGCAAGCTGGCGACTGAAAGCGGCTTTGCCGCCTACGCAGCGCCCGATTCCAGGCAATGCCCCCCCATTCGCCCCACGCACAGCCAGCAAAAGCAGGGGCGCCGTGGCGGCTTTGCTCGGCGCGCCCCGCGCGACCATGCGGTCCCGGTTCACGATATCGCAGACAATGGCTTCTGGCGTTTTTTTGTGCTGCGGCGCGGCCTTGCAGCGGACATGCGTACACCACGCTGGTGGGCCTTGTGCATCACAAGCCCTGGCGACGCCCCGCAGCGCGCTGCCGTGAGAATGCTCGCCAGGGAGGTTCTGGCGGCATTCCCCCAGTTGGCGGCCTTTATCCATGAAGAACGCGCCACCGCCGATGCCTTTGCTTTTGGCGAAAAACGTGTGCAGACTCTGGACGATACTGGCCGGGAAAATCCCTCGGCCGCACGGTTGTTTCTGCCCCTCGCTGGCATGAGCTTTACCCTTGATGCGGCTTCATTCTTTCAGGTGAATACCGGCGGGGCGCAGGCGCTTGCGCAGGCGGCACAGCGCATTCTTTTGGCTGACAGCCCGGCGGAGAGTCATCAGGACGCCCGCCCCAGAGGTCTGCTCGATCTTTATTGCGGCGTTGGCGCTCCGGGCCTGTTGCTGGCGCGCAACTATTCCGCCCTGCTGGGTCTGGAGCAGGACAGCCGGGCCGTGAAGCTTGCCGCCATAAATGCCCGGGCCAATGACATCAATTACTGCCAGTATGAGGCAGGGGATGCGGCGTACCGCCTTGAGCACCTTGCGCCTCTGGAACCTGCAAGCCGCTGGCTGGCAGCCGGTTTTGACGAGTCAGCCCGCATTCCGCAGGCAACAGACGCTCTCGCAGATCCGCCCAGGGCCGGGCTTTCGCCGCGTGCGCTGGATGCGCTCATGCAGATCGCGCCAGACAGAATCCTTTATATATCATGCAACCCTGCTACGCTTGCACGAGACGCCGCACAGCTACGCCACAAATATTCCCTGGAGCGGCTTGAAGCCGTTGATCTTTTTCCCCACACGCCGCACCTTGAGTGCCTGAGCCTCTGGCGCAGACTCGACTGAGCAGTTGGCAGACATTTTTTGCATATTTGCAAGAGCCGATTTTTGGTATCAACAGCCAGTTTTCCGCGCCTGTGGCCTCTAAGGAATGCAGCGTAATCACAAGTTTCCGCCCAAAGTCATTGACGCGTCGGGTCGCCTGTGATAATTTGAACAGCGTTAAGGGGACCATGACGCTTACAGGTTCCAGCCACGTGCGCGGAGGCCTTATGTCGTTCAAGGATTTTCTTAAGCAACAGCAAACCGGTATGGAAGCCATGGCCAACACAGGGGTCATCGGTCTGCATCTGGTAAGTGGCCCCGCAGTGGGTTTTGCCATAGGTTATGGCATTGACCACTGGCTTGGCACCAGCCCCTGGGGCAAGCTGGTTTTTCTGTTCATCGGCATTGCGGCGGGTTTTTTGAACGTGTATCGCGACACTCAGGCTCTGCTGCGCAAAATGGCGGCGCAGGACGCCCGCCGGAAAGGCCTTGTGCCGGAACAGCAAAACGAAACGCCCCCAACGGGGCAAGGCAAAACAAACAGCCGTGCGCAGACTGAAACAGATGATACACAGCCTTGACGCCTGGCTTTGGCGGCGCGGCATAGATCACCCGGCCATCCGTGTTTTGCTGCGTAACGAAATTTTGCTCGCCGTGTGCAGTCTTTTGATCGGCGGGCTGGCCTTTACGGTCACACCCTGGTTTTTCTGGTTTGGAGTGGGCCTGACCATCATGGCCTGGACTTTTTGGGGATTGGCGCGCTTTTTTCTGCGCAAAGGCCTTGGGGATTACAGCACGGCCTTTTTGCGCATAGTACTGGTGCGCTGGATGGGCCGGATGGTTATAATCGGCGCGCTTCTCTATGTTTCGCTGATTGTCTATCAAGCCCCTGTTTTCGCCATAGTAGGCGGCATGGCCGCAGCCGGAGCTTGCGCTCTGGCAAGTTATGCCATGGCAGCGCGTGGACCGCGACGCCGGGCAGACTAAACCAAGGGCCTGACTGCCTGACCGGGGCAATCAGCCGCAGCACGGCAGGGCAAAGGCCCAAGGCCGCAAATTTTGGGGAATGGCCCGCACGGGTCTAACATTAACGCCGCGCTTTGGCGCGTACTCACCAGGAGGCATGGCTCATGGCAGGTGGTTTGCCGCATCCGGTATTGCTCTCCACATTTATGGGCATGGACGAGATCGCCATCGGTGGAACGATGGTGGAATTCAAACATGTGTTCTACTCCTGGGTCTGTATGGCCATTCTGTTCACCGTAGCGTTGATCATGCGCCGTCGGCTGACCATGGTTCCCGGAGGTTTGCAAAACTTTTTTGAAGCCTTGGTGGATACCATCGAGAACTTCATCCTAGCCACCATGGGTGAGCATGGACGCAAGTTCGTTGGCCTCCTGGCTGGCATGTTCATCTACATCTTCGGCATGAACCTCATGGGTCTTGTGCCCGGCTTTGACGCTCCTACAGCCAACCTCAACACCACCGTGTGCATGGCGGTGTTTGTGCTTGTGTTCTACAACGCCGTAGGTCTGATCCGCTGGAAGGCGCACTACATCCACCACTTTACCGGCCCCTCCAAGGTGCTCATTCCGCTCATGTTTCCTCTTGAAGTGGTTTCGCACCTTTCGCGCCCGGTTTCGCTTTCTCTCCGTCTTTTCGGCAACATCCGCGGTGAAGAAATCGTTATGGTGCTGTTCTTCGTAATGGCTCCCATACTCGGCACCCTGCCCATCTACGCTCTCTTCCTTTTGGGCAAGACCATGCAGGCTTTCGTGTTCTTCATGCTGACCATGTTCTACATCAAGGGCGCGCTTGAAGCTCCCGAGCATTAGGCCGATGGCCACGGGCTGCCTGCGGCCCGCCGAATAAACATCGGCAAATTGCGGGACGTTACACACGACACATAGTGGGGAATGGTCGATAACGACCCAACAATACAACAGTGCAAGGAGTGTCTCATGCGTAAGTTTCTGATGATCGCCCTGAACACCGTGGCCCTTCTCGGCATGGCCACCATGGCTTTTGCTGCCAACCAGCTCGACGCCTCGGCTCTGGGCTACACCTGCCTGGCCGCCGCCCTTGGCATCGGCATTGCCGCTTTCGGTTGCGGCATCGGCATGGGTCTTGGTCTGAAGGGCGCCTGCGAAGGCGTTGCCCGCAACCCTGACGTGAGCGGCAAGATCACCGGTACCATGATTCTGGCCTTCGCCTTCATCGAATCGCTGGCCATTTACGCCCTGGTTATCAGCTTCATTCTGCTGTACGCCAACCCCTACGCGTAAGTCCGGATCACATTGACAAATAAAAAAGGCGGCCTTGGGCCGCCTTTTTTATTTGTCACGCACGTGTACATGCCAGCGTCAGAAGTTGCAGGTGTGCTACAAGCAAGACCTCATGCAACAAAATTTCACTACCCACCTGTCAACAACAGCAAAGATAGCGACGATAAAGTGTTGCCCGTACCGCGCTTCTGGCAAAAAAAATCAAGCATTGCTGAGCACGCTCATCCACATGAACAAGATTGTTAAATAGAGTACGGCCTTCAACTACAGTGCAGCAAATACCTTTCACCTAGTCAGCATTCAGCAAGCAATATAAGAGGCTTAACCTTTGTTAACTTTTATGGTATTGATTATGTCCTACATCGTCTTTTGCGCATAACATACTGAAATAACAGATGGCGAACGTTCGCCGCTGTGTTAGCTGCAACTTGCTAAGTGGTGAAATAAATTTTATCAAAAAAGTCAGCAGGAAAAAGCCAAGGCAACGTTTCACCGCCCTTGATTCCAGCTGAACTTTGCAGGCATAATATTCTTCATTCCCTGCTATTTAGCGAAGTTGCCTGCCATGCGCGCCATGTATTCACAAAGCTTGCGCCTGTGTGTATTTCTGCTATAAAATCAAATTCACAAAGTTTGTAACAACAAGACACGCTTGGCATCCCAGAAGGTACATCATGGTCAACCCACCCAAAAGCAAACACATCCCCCGCGCGACTATCCAGCGCCTTGCCACATATGTTCAGGTGCTGGAAAATTTCGCACGTGACAGTGTCGAAGTCATTTCATCAAACCCCCTTGCAGAAGCTTGCGGCGTCAACGGCTCGCAGGTGCGCAAAGACCTTGCTTACTTCGGGGAATTCGGCATCCGTGGCGTTGGCTATCATGTCAAATCGCTCATTGCCGCCATTACCTCATCCCTGGGTGTTGACCGCGAATGGCGCATGGCGCTGATCGGCGTCGGCAACCTCGGCAAGGCCATCCTGAACCACGGAGAATTTCGCTCCCGTGGATTCAACATTGTGGGCATTTTTGACTGCGACCCCTTTAAAATCGGCGAAATTGTCCACGGTCTTGAAGTGCATTGCACACGCGATCTCAAGGACATGGTGACTGATCTGAACATTGAGATCGGTATCATCACCACTCCGCCGGAACGGGCGCAAAGGGCAGCACAGCACTTGATGGACGCAGGCATTACCTCCATTCTGAACTTTGCCCCCTCGCGCATCAAGGTACCAGACCGAATCAACGTGGAGTACGTGGACTTTTTCCACCATCTCTATGCGCTGGCGTTCAACCATCCCCAGACGCGGTAATCAAACGTGGCACTCACTTCTGTGACATCCTGGCCAGGGCGCTTTCATGACGCCCTGGCTTTTTTGACCCGCCTTGTACCGCCCCGCCCCTGCTGCACAGCAGATTCACTCAGCGCGGCCATGCCATTTTTTGCACCGGTGGGTCTGGTGCTCGGCGCACTTTGCACGGCAGCCGCCTTTCTTTGCCTTGGGCTATTTGAAGCACCAGACACGGGCTTTGCGGGCCGCTGTCTTGTCGCCGCCCTTGCCGCCTGGGCCTGGATGCTTTGCGAAATATGGGCAACGCGAGGCCTGCACTGGGACGGATTATCAGACCTTGGCGATGCCACGAGCAGCGGAGCCAGCGGCGAGCGCTTCTGGGCTGTGCTGCGGGATAGCCGCCTAGGAGCTTTTGGAGCGCTGCATCTTCTTGTGGCCTTCAGCGGTTTATGGCTGGCCCTCACATGGCAGCTTGCCAACGGCCAGTGGATTGCTCCTCTGCTCGCGCCGGCCTGGGGCCGGGCAGCCTGCATCTGGCTGGCGGCATATACAGTGCCGCATGATGAACGCTCTCTCGGCGGTCTGGCATGCGCTGGGTCAAGCCCACAACTGGCCCGCTGGCAAGTCGTGCTGGCAACAGGCATGCTTGTACTGGTTCTGCTGTTGGGCAATTGCCCATTCTGGCGCTTGCCCCTGCTGGCCTTTGGACAATTTCTGCTGATCCACAGTTTGATCGACACAACACGGGAACACGGCGGAGTTTCAGGAGATTTTCTTGGCGCGTGTATCCAGTGGAGCCAGTTGTGGTTCCTGTTGGTAACAGTGTAAGCTGCGTCTGACTGACGTAAACGACCGGGTTTACCCCGAAAAACCAAGGAGTCAGCTATGGATTTTAAAGCGCTTGCGGAAGCAGCCCGCACCTGCCGCCGCTTTTATGAAGACCAGCCGCTTGGCATGGCCGACCTGGAATGGCTTGTGGACTGCGCACGCCTCGCCCCCTGCGCCAAAAACGGGCAGGAACTGCGCTTCATGCTTGTGGGCAACGGCGAAACCTGCCAGAAGCTGTTCGCTCTCACCCGTTGGGCAGGCGCGCTGAAAGACTGGGGCGGCCCGCACCCCGGTGATCGCCCTACAGCTTTTGTGGTCATTCTTATGCCCAAGACCGGCAAGGAACTGACCTGCATGGATGTGGGCATTGCGGCCCAGACCATCCAGCTTGCCGCCACCAGCCGAGACTGGGGTTGCTGCATGATCCAGTCCTTTGATCATCAGGCCGCTCCCTCCCTGCTGAACGTACAGGAAGACATGAAAATCGCTCTGGTGCTGGGCCTTGGCGTTGCCAAGGAAAAGCGCGTTGTGGCCCCCATGCCCGAGGGTGGAGCAACTGCCTACTGGCGCGATGCCGAAGGCGTCCATTATGTGCCGAAGCGGAGCCTTGAAGACCTGATCGTTGCACGATTCTAGGTCATTATTGCCAGGATAGATGACAAAAAATCGCGGGAGAGCTTGCCTCTACCGCGATTTTTTATATTTTTAGAGCGTGCCCTGTTCAGCCAGCATGCTGCACAAGCCACTGGCCGAGCAACTGTGCAAGAGCAGTATCGCCGTTGGCATAAGCCGCACGGCGCGCCTGCTGCACTCGGGCCTTTGCCGTTGCAGGGTCGCACGTGCCGCCCTCGAATACGGCCTGAGGATCAAGCTGGGCCAGCGCCTTGCACACCCTGGGGTCGGGCATGAGCCGCAGGCAGTCCATAAGCGTACCAGTTGCGGCAGCAAGATCGCCCGCCTGTTCCTGATGCCCTGCCAGCAAGAGCCAGCCCTCAAGCCAAAGAGGTTCGACACGCAACAAAGCCTTGCAGGCTTCGCTGTTAAAGGGCTTGCCGCAGAACTCCGCACCTATGCGCTGCTGCTTTTCCTCGGGCAGCACCATCCAGGTATCGAGGTTTTCACCAATACACAGGTCGTATCCATCCAGTTTTGCCAGCACGTGTTCATCGGGGCGCACTGCCCCCCCTTTACGCTGCATGAGCAGGGTACAATTTTCTCTGTCATGGGCAAAGCGGCCAGGCGTGCGGCTTGTATGATGGTAAATGATGCTGCGGCTCTCTACCCGCAGTTTCAGCCCCTGCGCACGCAGGGCAAAGCAGAGGTCAATGTCCTCAAATCCGTTGCGAAACCCTTCATAAAAGCCGCCGCAGGCTTCAAACTGCGTCTTGCGCAGCATGATGGCCGCGCCGGTGATGGCCTGCAAGGGATGGGGTTTACGAGCTGCGGCAAAACTGCCGGGCAGGTGCTCGTAGAGGTGCCCCACCGCATTGAAGGGATTCACATAAATGCCGCAGTGCTGCACGGTGCCGTCAGGATACAGCAACAACGGCCCTACCGCGCCAATCCGGGGATCAGCCATGACCGCGCGCAAGGGCGGCAGCCAGCCTGGAGTGAGCGTGGTGTCGTTGTTGAGAAAAAACAGCAGATCGCCACCCGCCGCCTGAGCCCCGGCATTGCAGCCTCTAGCGAAACCCACATTTTCAGCCATCCGCACAGCCTTGAATGCCGCACCAAACAGAGCCTCGCCCAATGGTTCAAGTTCAGAAGCCGTGGCGTCTGTGGAGTGGTTGTCCACAACCA
This genomic window from Desulfovibrio sp. UIB00 contains:
- the rpmA gene encoding 50S ribosomal protein L27 gives rise to the protein MAHKKAGGSSRNGRDSEGQRRGVKRFGGQSVLAGNILVRQLGTTVYPGVNVGMGRDFTLFAKVAGVVRFEKYIRKRRVHTRVHVEAAAD
- the rplU gene encoding 50S ribosomal protein L21, whose amino-acid sequence is MYAIIETGGKQYRVEEGSKVVVEKLAVQAGSEISLDKVLMVGGAECKVGAPYLAGAAVMAEVVDHGRGPKIKVFKRWRRNDSRKLRGHRQDYTTIRVKSINA
- a CDS encoding TRAM domain-containing protein codes for the protein MNTAPTHLTLDITALSHDGRGIARLAPEDDRSSKGTVVFVANALPGQRVNARVLRRKPSFIEANAATLLSQSPDAIDPICPHHAECGGCPLQTMPYDQQLYWKRTLAVDALTRIGKFDRDLIEAMFPPATGSPALTRFRNKMEFAFGHDTNNKADLKLGLRRRNGRDVVAVPHCALMPPEALQIVSLVGKLATESGFAAYAAPDSRQCPPIRPTHSQQKQGRRGGFARRAPRDHAVPVHDIADNGFWRFFVLRRGLAADMRTPRWWALCITSPGDAPQRAAVRMLAREVLAAFPQLAAFIHEERATADAFAFGEKRVQTLDDTGRENPSAARLFLPLAGMSFTLDAASFFQVNTGGAQALAQAAQRILLADSPAESHQDARPRGLLDLYCGVGAPGLLLARNYSALLGLEQDSRAVKLAAINARANDINYCQYEAGDAAYRLEHLAPLEPASRWLAAGFDESARIPQATDALADPPRAGLSPRALDALMQIAPDRILYISCNPATLARDAAQLRHKYSLERLEAVDLFPHTPHLECLSLWRRLD
- a CDS encoding AtpZ/AtpI family protein encodes the protein MTLTGSSHVRGGLMSFKDFLKQQQTGMEAMANTGVIGLHLVSGPAVGFAIGYGIDHWLGTSPWGKLVFLFIGIAAGFLNVYRDTQALLRKMAAQDARRKGLVPEQQNETPPTGQGKTNSRAQTETDDTQP
- the atpB gene encoding F0F1 ATP synthase subunit A, whose product is MAGGLPHPVLLSTFMGMDEIAIGGTMVEFKHVFYSWVCMAILFTVALIMRRRLTMVPGGLQNFFEALVDTIENFILATMGEHGRKFVGLLAGMFIYIFGMNLMGLVPGFDAPTANLNTTVCMAVFVLVFYNAVGLIRWKAHYIHHFTGPSKVLIPLMFPLEVVSHLSRPVSLSLRLFGNIRGEEIVMVLFFVMAPILGTLPIYALFLLGKTMQAFVFFMLTMFYIKGALEAPEH
- the atpE gene encoding ATP synthase F0 subunit C, which codes for MRKFLMIALNTVALLGMATMAFAANQLDASALGYTCLAAALGIGIAAFGCGIGMGLGLKGACEGVARNPDVSGKITGTMILAFAFIESLAIYALVISFILLYANPYA
- a CDS encoding redox-sensing transcriptional repressor Rex, giving the protein MVNPPKSKHIPRATIQRLATYVQVLENFARDSVEVISSNPLAEACGVNGSQVRKDLAYFGEFGIRGVGYHVKSLIAAITSSLGVDREWRMALIGVGNLGKAILNHGEFRSRGFNIVGIFDCDPFKIGEIVHGLEVHCTRDLKDMVTDLNIEIGIITTPPERAQRAAQHLMDAGITSILNFAPSRIKVPDRINVEYVDFFHHLYALAFNHPQTR
- a CDS encoding adenosylcobinamide-GDP ribazoletransferase, with protein sequence MTSWPGRFHDALAFLTRLVPPRPCCTADSLSAAMPFFAPVGLVLGALCTAAAFLCLGLFEAPDTGFAGRCLVAALAAWAWMLCEIWATRGLHWDGLSDLGDATSSGASGERFWAVLRDSRLGAFGALHLLVAFSGLWLALTWQLANGQWIAPLLAPAWGRAACIWLAAYTVPHDERSLGGLACAGSSPQLARWQVVLATGMLVLVLLLGNCPFWRLPLLAFGQFLLIHSLIDTTREHGGVSGDFLGACIQWSQLWFLLVTV
- a CDS encoding nitroreductase family protein, which produces MDFKALAEAARTCRRFYEDQPLGMADLEWLVDCARLAPCAKNGQELRFMLVGNGETCQKLFALTRWAGALKDWGGPHPGDRPTAFVVILMPKTGKELTCMDVGIAAQTIQLAATSRDWGCCMIQSFDHQAAPSLLNVQEDMKIALVLGLGVAKEKRVVAPMPEGGATAYWRDAEGVHYVPKRSLEDLIVARF
- a CDS encoding glycosyltransferase family 2 protein; the protein is MSEASRVSVVIPVWNLWDMTEPCLRSLAEHSAGESMEVVVVDNHSTDATASELEPLGEALFGAAFKAVRMAENVGFARGCNAGAQAAGGDLLFFLNNDTTLTPGWLPPLRAVMADPRIGAVGPLLLYPDGTVQHCGIYVNPFNAVGHLYEHLPGSFAAARKPHPLQAITGAAIMLRKTQFEACGGFYEGFRNGFEDIDLCFALRAQGLKLRVESRSIIYHHTSRTPGRFAHDRENCTLLMQRKGGAVRPDEHVLAKLDGYDLCIGENLDTWMVLPEEKQQRIGAEFCGKPFNSEACKALLRVEPLWLEGWLLLAGHQEQAGDLAAATGTLMDCLRLMPDPRVCKALAQLDPQAVFEGGTCDPATAKARVQQARRAAYANGDTALAQLLGQWLVQHAG